One stretch of Malus domestica chromosome 14, GDT2T_hap1 DNA includes these proteins:
- the LOC103454883 gene encoding uncharacterized protein, translating into MTRNVGLHLLLPRANFPTPKYFQFSRDAPSFLSFAFVFNMTERRYDGFENKGPIVYHTSAKYYPAPAPSNYAYDHVSASACANEDHGVHKDPLGLEDFSGYIFMCNGRTKPECYLYRVFGLPAGRREVIERIRPGTKLFLFDYDVKFLYGVYEATTAGKMNLERTAFGGSFPAQVRFRIYKECLPLPESDFKHAILDNYQKGSKKFNPILNCQQVSHLLSLFHPLTTQSTVKYDNSYIKDQYPRLPPSGATYYNSMRLSQAPQVLVPQYVPQAVLVQQRDGRGSTGNTGLFHHADQPAVPNAGSQSAMPTQSTEEQFQSPASLPSMKDPTASLIYGSLTSPMLESQPQYIQPSVVHQQPASYGYMSYMGYIYPAVQQQQAMPAPNQTYYSAQVAHSYSAELPASQAPTSYESYHRHKATHDEVPTDQQTSLGYGYNQLPLETETGTNLQQGNAAEYYIYQVPTVQYVSSPTQTTHLNNIGST; encoded by the exons ATGACACGTAACGTAGGGCTTCACCTTCTCCTGCCACGCGCAAATTTTCCGACTCCTAAATATTTCCAATTCTCCAGAGACGCTCCAAGTTTCCTCTCCTTTGCATTTG TCTTCAACATGACTGAGAGAAGATATGATGGATTTGAAAACAAGGGGCCGATTGTATACCACACGAGTGCCAAGTATTACCCTGCTCCTGCCCCTTCAAATTATGCGTATGACCATGTTTCTGCTTCTGCTTGTGCTAACGAGGATCATGGGGTGCATAAGGACCCTCTGGGTCTGGAAGACTTTTCCGGGTATATATTTATGTGCAATGGAAGAACAAAACCGGAATGCTACCTATACCGTGTGTTTGGACTTCCTGCTGGAAGAAGGGAAGTTATAGAGAGGATCCGGCCAGGCACAAAGCTGTTTCTGTTTGATTATGATGTCAAGTTTCTTTATGGGGTGTATGAAGCAACCACTGCTGGAAAGATGAACTTGGAAAGAACGGCTTTTGGTGGAAGCTTTCCCGCGCAG GTAAGATTCAGAATTTACAAGGAATGTCTCCCCTTGCCTGAGAGTGATTTTAAACATGCTATTCTAGATAACTACCAGAAAGGCTCCAAGAAGTTTAACCCCATTCTCAATTGCCAACAA GTAAGCCATTTGTTATCACTGTTTCATCCTCTAACCACACAATCAACTGTCAAATATGACAATTCCTATATAAAGGATCAATACCCAAGGCTGCCTCCTTCAGGCGCTACATACTATAACTCAATGCGTCTCAGTCAAGCCCCACAAGTGTTGGTTCCTCAATATGTTCCACAGGCAGTCCTAGTTCAGCAGCGGGATGGTCGTGGATCCACAGGAAACACGGGTCTTTTCCATCATGCAGACCAACCTGCTGTGCCAAATGCAGGTTCACAATCAGCAATGCCAACCCAATCTACGGAGGAACAGTTTCAGTCCCCAGCAAGCCTGCCTTCCATGAAGGATCCAACTGCATCTTTGATATATGGCAGTCTTACTTCACCAATGTTGGAGTCTCAGCCTCAGTATATTCAACCGAGTGTTGTACACCAACAGCCTGCTAGCTATGGATACATGTCATACATGGGCTACATTTATCCTGCTGTGCAACAGCAGCAAGCTATGCCAGCTCCAAATCAGACATATTATTCTGCACAAGTGGCGCACAGTTACTCGGCTGAACTACCTGCCTCTCAAGCACCCACATCATATGAAAG CTATCACAGGCACAAGGCCACACATGATGAAGTTCCTACTGATCAACAAACGAGCTTGGGATATGGGTACAATCAGTTACCTTTGGAGACGGAGACTGGAACTAATTTACAGCAGGGGAATGCTGCCGAATACTACATCTACCAAGTGCCTACAGTCCAGTATGTTTCATCACCTACACAAACCACACACCTCAACAACATTGGAAGCACCTGA
- the LOC103454885 gene encoding uncharacterized protein isoform X1 produces the protein MAEEENGYPDSRQEQEEALVALIEHRTREVHHLRQRVNYYKTQLGETEKRLTDAEIKLARLRRQDKVGSTRSSPGGGTRSPKVERRSTSPIHLNEGSRHQHQSKTELFIPAVSSKVSHPTMVAGSSGKNPVNSSAQASPSVSCQSISANRTKGDKSYRNSSKQDVEVQDNGKKRKFEQKEHKELVPLVRTSSQPCKINCYASSHISSQHKRKLRSLSLCPVNDQLFVTSALDGVVNFWQVQSKGSSASRLSSTDCASPNRRWPEDIAWHPDGNRVFSVYSADGGDSQVSVLDLNRTQGKGRVTFFKDKPHVRGIINNIVFPPWEDTCFVTGGSDHAVIIWKEADAENVWKPKTLHRNMHSSAVMGVAGMFQKQIILSAGADKRIVGFDANTGRAEFKHQIESKCMSVLPNPCDFNIFMVQSGTHEKQLRLFDIRLRQTEIHAFGWKQESSESQSALINQAWSPDGLYISSGTADPLIHIFDIRYNANKPSQSISAHQKRVFKAVWLHSCPLLISISSDLNIGLHKTT, from the exons ATGGCGGAAGAGGAGAACGGCTATCCAGATAGCAGGCAAGAGCAAGAAGAAGCCCTCGTCGCTCTGATCGAGCATCGCACCCGGGAAGTCCACCATCTCCGCCAGCGCGTCAACTATTACAAAACTCAG CTTGGAGAAACGGAGAAGAGGTTAACTGATGCCGAAATTAAGTTGGCTCGACTTCGACGCCAAGACAAAGTAGGGTCAACCAGGAGTTCCCCGGGTGGTGGAACGAGAAGTCCAAAGGTGGAGCGCAGATCAACAAGTCCTATACATTTAAATGAAGGTTCTAGACACCAGCATCAATCGAAAACAGAACTTTTCATTCCTGCAGTCAGCTCAAAAGTTTCCCATCCTACAATGGTGGCAGGTTCTAGTGGGAAAAATCCAGTTAATTCTAGTGCTCAAGCAAGTCCATCAGTTTCTTGTCAGTCTATTAGTGCTAACAGAACGAAAGGCGACAAATCGTATAGAAATTCTTCAAAGCAGGACGTTGAAGTTCAAGATAATGGGAAAAAACGGAAATTTG AACAGAAAGAACACAAAGAATTAGTCCCGTTGGTTCGCACTAGCTCTCAACCATGTAAAATCAACTGCTATGCGAGCAGTCACATCTCAAGTCAGCACAAGAGAAAGTTGAGAAGTCTTTCTTTGTGTCCAGTGAATGATCAGCTTTTTGTGACCAG TGCTTTGGATGGAGTAGTCAACTTCTGGCAAGTTCAGTCCAAAGG GTCTAGTGCTTCTCGACTTAGTTCTACTGATTGTGCATCTCCAAACAGGAGATGGCCAGAAGATATCGCCTGGCACCCTGATGGAAACAGAGTATTTTCTGTGTATAGTGCTGATGGTGGCGACTCGCAAGTATCAGTCCTAGATTTAAATAGAACACAAGGG AAAGGTCGTGTTACTTTCTTCAAAGATAAACCTCATGTGAGAGGGATCATTAACAACATAGTTTTCCCACCCTGGGAGGATACCTGTTTTGTCACTGGTGGTAGTGATCATGCTGTTATAATCTGGAAAGAGGCTGATGCGGAGAATGTATGGAAACCAAAGACACTGCATAGGAATATGCACTCATCTGCTGTTATGGGAGTTGCCGGGATGTTCCAAAAGCAGATAATACTATCAGCCGGAGCAGACAAGAGAATTGTTGGGTTTGACGCTAACACAGGAAGAGCAGAGTTTAAGCATCAGATAGAAAGTAAATGCATGAGTGTCTTGCCAAATCCTTGCGACTTCAATATCTTCATGGTTCAATCAGG GACCCATGAGAAGCAGCTCCGACTATTTGATATCAGACTGAGGCAAACAGAGATACATGCTTTTGGGTGGAAGCAAGAGAGCAGTGAATCTCAGTCAGCTCTGATCAATCAGGCTTGGTCTCCTGATGGCTTATACATCTCATCTGGTACGGCAGATCCATTGATCCACATATTCGACATCAGATACAACGCCAACAAGCCTTCTCAATCCATAAGCGCTCATCAGAAACGGGTTTTCAAAGCTGTATGGCTCCACTCATGCCCCCTTCTCATTTCCATATCTTCTGATTTGAACATTGGTTTACACAAAACCACGTAG
- the LOC103454885 gene encoding uncharacterized protein isoform X2: MQLGETEKRLTDAEIKLARLRRQDKVGSTRSSPGGGTRSPKVERRSTSPIHLNEGSRHQHQSKTELFIPAVSSKVSHPTMVAGSSGKNPVNSSAQASPSVSCQSISANRTKGDKSYRNSSKQDVEVQDNGKKRKFEQKEHKELVPLVRTSSQPCKINCYASSHISSQHKRKLRSLSLCPVNDQLFVTSALDGVVNFWQVQSKGSSASRLSSTDCASPNRRWPEDIAWHPDGNRVFSVYSADGGDSQVSVLDLNRTQGKGRVTFFKDKPHVRGIINNIVFPPWEDTCFVTGGSDHAVIIWKEADAENVWKPKTLHRNMHSSAVMGVAGMFQKQIILSAGADKRIVGFDANTGRAEFKHQIESKCMSVLPNPCDFNIFMVQSGTHEKQLRLFDIRLRQTEIHAFGWKQESSESQSALINQAWSPDGLYISSGTADPLIHIFDIRYNANKPSQSISAHQKRVFKAVWLHSCPLLISISSDLNIGLHKTT; encoded by the exons ATGCAGCTTGGAGAAACGGAGAAGAGGTTAACTGATGCCGAAATTAAGTTGGCTCGACTTCGACGCCAAGACAAAGTAGGGTCAACCAGGAGTTCCCCGGGTGGTGGAACGAGAAGTCCAAAGGTGGAGCGCAGATCAACAAGTCCTATACATTTAAATGAAGGTTCTAGACACCAGCATCAATCGAAAACAGAACTTTTCATTCCTGCAGTCAGCTCAAAAGTTTCCCATCCTACAATGGTGGCAGGTTCTAGTGGGAAAAATCCAGTTAATTCTAGTGCTCAAGCAAGTCCATCAGTTTCTTGTCAGTCTATTAGTGCTAACAGAACGAAAGGCGACAAATCGTATAGAAATTCTTCAAAGCAGGACGTTGAAGTTCAAGATAATGGGAAAAAACGGAAATTTG AACAGAAAGAACACAAAGAATTAGTCCCGTTGGTTCGCACTAGCTCTCAACCATGTAAAATCAACTGCTATGCGAGCAGTCACATCTCAAGTCAGCACAAGAGAAAGTTGAGAAGTCTTTCTTTGTGTCCAGTGAATGATCAGCTTTTTGTGACCAG TGCTTTGGATGGAGTAGTCAACTTCTGGCAAGTTCAGTCCAAAGG GTCTAGTGCTTCTCGACTTAGTTCTACTGATTGTGCATCTCCAAACAGGAGATGGCCAGAAGATATCGCCTGGCACCCTGATGGAAACAGAGTATTTTCTGTGTATAGTGCTGATGGTGGCGACTCGCAAGTATCAGTCCTAGATTTAAATAGAACACAAGGG AAAGGTCGTGTTACTTTCTTCAAAGATAAACCTCATGTGAGAGGGATCATTAACAACATAGTTTTCCCACCCTGGGAGGATACCTGTTTTGTCACTGGTGGTAGTGATCATGCTGTTATAATCTGGAAAGAGGCTGATGCGGAGAATGTATGGAAACCAAAGACACTGCATAGGAATATGCACTCATCTGCTGTTATGGGAGTTGCCGGGATGTTCCAAAAGCAGATAATACTATCAGCCGGAGCAGACAAGAGAATTGTTGGGTTTGACGCTAACACAGGAAGAGCAGAGTTTAAGCATCAGATAGAAAGTAAATGCATGAGTGTCTTGCCAAATCCTTGCGACTTCAATATCTTCATGGTTCAATCAGG GACCCATGAGAAGCAGCTCCGACTATTTGATATCAGACTGAGGCAAACAGAGATACATGCTTTTGGGTGGAAGCAAGAGAGCAGTGAATCTCAGTCAGCTCTGATCAATCAGGCTTGGTCTCCTGATGGCTTATACATCTCATCTGGTACGGCAGATCCATTGATCCACATATTCGACATCAGATACAACGCCAACAAGCCTTCTCAATCCATAAGCGCTCATCAGAAACGGGTTTTCAAAGCTGTATGGCTCCACTCATGCCCCCTTCTCATTTCCATATCTTCTGATTTGAACATTGGTTTACACAAAACCACGTAG
- the LOC103415122 gene encoding protein MEI2-like 1, translating into MPFEIMDQRGVSVSSHFFEEIPFPSERQVGFQKLKTMPDYQAGVSGMVPTPGSMLGSSMPSKKYLPNGAQSVDYLDPPQSNLAGEQIGEGIPNISKVLLKPMDHQPKLWSDLSAKPTPYSSVGGKTLNPGTQHESSLFSSSLSETFSKKLRLLKNDFISHQSTHNGASQHEEEPIESLEEIEAQTIGNLLPDENDLFSGMTDEPGYKAYANIGDGFEDFDLFSSGGGLEMEGDDQGAYNSSIAGEHPYGEHPSRTLFVRNINSNIEDLELKALFERYGDIRALYTACKHRGFVMISYYDIRAAQNALRALQSNTLRHRKLDIHYSIPKDNPSDKDTNQGTLVLFNLDSSVSSDELSKIFGSYGEIKEIRETPHKPHNKFIEFYDVRAAEAALHALNRSEIGGKQIKLEPSRPGGTRRGLAQVSEQDRDEFKFCNGLSDNLSTGTKATLHPGIVTSSCMVNGSSLGIHSAVRSPVSAFIENALSHQSSSVPDAFPAPVTLASIGKKFSLRDTEQSLDDMSFGNQSAPGIHPHSLPEYNDSLAHGIPCNTSGAIRIINGNLGLRMREGTDRRSTVSANGHLVELNGAFGSPGNGSCPVHAHPYLWNNSNSYQQHPSSPMMWQNSPSFISGHSAHRFPQMPGFHRTPPHMLSGTSPVHHHVGSAPAVNPSIWEKHAFSGESPDTSNLHLGSLGFARFAGSPQMHPMEISSQNLFSLTGGNFLDMTTSTRQRSSQEMGHMFPGRNSMSSMPTSFDSQNERGVRNLSHRRNEANSNNADKRQYELDVERILRGEDRRTTLMIKNIPNKYTSKMLLAAIDEQCRGIYDFLYLPIDFKNKCNVGYAFINMIDPHQIVPFYKAFNGKKWEKFNSEKVASLAYARIQGKAALIAHFQNSSLMNEDKRCRPILFHTEGPNAGDPEPFPMGTNIRSRPGRPRTVGYDDNYNHGNPSATASGEENSKESDRDLFYQDF; encoded by the exons ATGCCATTTGAAATAATGGATCAAAGGGGTGTATCTGTCTCTTCTCACTTCTTTGAAGAAATCCCTTTTCCTTCTGAG AGACAAGTCGGATTTCAGAAGCTGAAAACCATGCCCGATTACCAAG CGGGAGTCAGTGGAATGGTACCGACACCTGGCAGTATGTTGGGTTCTTCAATGCCATCAAAAAAGTATTTACCAAACGGGGCACAGTCGGTGGATTACTTGGATCCACCACAATCCAATCTGGCTGGGGAGCAAATTGGTGAAGGAATTCCCAACATCTCCAAGGTCTTGTTGAAACCTATGGATCACCAACCAAAATTGTGGTCAGACTTGTCCGCAAAGCCAACACCTTATAGCTCAGTTGGTGGGAAAACTCTTAATCCTGGCACCCAGCATGAAAGTAGTCTGTTCTCAAGCTCTTTGTCCGAAACTTTTAGCAAAAAGT TGCGATTACTGAAGAATGATTTTATATCTCATCAGTCTACTCATAACGGTGCCTCCCAACATGAGGAAGAACCCATTGAATCTCTTGAAGAAATTGAGGCGCAAACAATTGGAAATCTCCTTCCagatgaaaatgacttgttttctGGCATGACAGATGAGCCGGGTTATAAGGCTTATGCTaatattggtgatggatttgaAGATTTTGATCTCTTTAGCAGCGGCGGTGGCTTGGAAATGGAAGGAGATGATCAAGGGGCTTATAATAGCTCAATTGCGGGTGAACACCCTTATGGCGAACACCCTTCCCGTACCCTTTTTGTTCGCAATATTAATAGCAACATTGAAGATTTGGAATTGAAGGCTCTTTTTGAG CGATATGGAGATATCCGGGCACTTTACACTGCCTGCAAGCATCGTGGGTTTGTTATGATTTCTTATTATGATATAAGGGCTGCCCAAAATGCACTAAGAGCACTTCAAAGTAACACACTGAGGCATAGGAAGCTTGACATACATTATTCAATACCCAAG GACAATCCTTCGGATAAAGATACTAACCAAGGAACGCTAGTATTATTCAACCTTGATTCTTCTGTTTCTAGTGACGAGCTTTCTAAAATTTTTGGATCTTATGGAGAAATTAAAGAA aTCCGTGAGACTCCACACAAGCCTCATAACAAGTTCATAGAGTTTTATGATGTTAGAGCCGCAGAAGCTGCTCTCCATGCGTTGAATAGGAGTGAGATTGGAGGAAAGCAGATCAAGCTTGAGCCGAGCCGTCCAGGGGGCACAAGGAGGGG TTTGGCTCAAGTTTCCGAGCAGGACCGGGATGAATTCAAATTTTGTAATGGTTTGTCTGACAATTTATCAACAGGCACCAAGG CGACGCTTCATCCTGGAATAGTCACATCAAGCTGCATGGTTAATGGATCTAGCCTGGGCATACATTCTGCAGTCCGTTCACCTGTGAGTGCATTTATTGAAAACGCTTTATCTCATCAGAGTTCAAGTGTTCCAGATGCCTTTCCCGCTCCAGTGACATTGGCATCTATAGGGAAAAAGTTTAGCCTTCGTGACACCGAACAGTCTCTGGATGACATGAGTTTTGGTAATCAGAGTGCTCCCGGCATACATCCTCATTCACTTCCTGAGTATAATGACAGTTTAGCCCATGGTATTCCATGCAACACTTCTGGTGCTATCAGAATCATAAATGGCAATCTGGGACTCAGAATGAGAGAAGGAACAGACCGAAGATCCACTGTCAGTGCAAATGGTCACCTAGTGGAACTGAACGGAG CTTTTGGATCTCCTGGAAATGGGAGCTGCCCGGTTCATGCTCATCCCTATCTTTGGAATAACTCCAACTCATACCAGCAGCATCCTTCAAGTCCCATGATGTGGCAGAATTCACCATCATTTATCAGTGGTCATAGTGCGCATCGCTTTCCCCAAATGCCAGGATTCCACAGGACACCACCTCATATGCTGAGTGGTACATCGCCTGTGCACCACCATGTAGGATCAGCTCCAGCTGTTAATCCTTCCATTTGGGAAAAGCATGCCTTTTCAGGGGAGTCTCCTGACACTTCTAATCTTCACTTGGGTTCTCTTGGCTTTGCACGTTTTGCTGGTAGTCCACAGATGCATCCTATGGAGATTTCTTCACAAAACCTCTTTTCTCTTACTGGTGGAAATTTCTTGGACATGACTACCAGTACCCGGCAGCGCTCTTCACAGGAGATGGGCCACATGTTTCCTGGTAGGAATTCGATGAGTTCAATGCCTACCTCTTTTGATTCTCAAAATGAACGTGGTGTTAGAAACCTGTCTCACCGAAGAAATGAAGCAAATTCTAACAATGCTGATAAGAGACAATATGAGCTTGATGTTGAACGTATACTCCGTGGGGAAGACAGACGCACCACATTGATGATCAAGAACATTCCCAACAA ATATACTTCAAAGATGCTTCTTGCTGCAATAGATGAGCAGTGTCGAGGAATTTATGACTTTCTTTATTTGCCAATCGACTTCAAG AACAAATGCAATGTGGGATATGCGTTCATCAACATGATCGATCCTCATCAGATTGTTCCGTTCTATAAG GCATTCAATGGAAAAAAATGGGAGAAGTTTAACAGTGAAAAGGTGGCATCACTTGCATATGCTCGTATTCAGGGTAAAGCTGCTCTTATTGCGCATTTCCAGAACTCAAGCTTAATGAACGAGGACAAACGCTGCCGTCCCATACTTTTCCACACAGAGGGTCCAAATGCTGGTGATCCG GAACCCTTCCCCATGGGTACCAACATCAGATCAAGACCAGGAAGACCTCGAACAGTTGGCTACGATGATAACTATAATCACGGGAATCCTTCAGCAACTGCAAGCGGAGAGGAAAATTCCAAGGAATCCGACCGAGACTTGTTCTACCAAGATTTCTAA